AAGAAAAATTGCACCTGATGAAGCACTTGTTTTCCGCGATGTTATTCAACCCATCCTGGAAAGGAAATGTGTGACCTGTCATAGTCATGCAAGCAGGAAAGGTGGTTTGATGATGAGTGATACTGCCGGTTTGTTGGCAGGTGGTAAAACGGGACCTTTATTTGTTGCAGGAAATGCAGACCTGAGTTTACTGTTGCAGCGGATCCACCTGCCGGAATCTGATAAGAAGCACATGCCTCCCCGGTCCAGACCACAGTTGACCTACGATGAAGTAGTACTTTTGCGTACCTGGGTTAACACCGGTGTGCTATTAAATAAAAAATTATCCACTTTACCTGCTCAGGATACTTTCCGCGTATTGGCGACGAGGTTTTTAGGTCCTGTTGATCTTAAAGATGAGCAGCCGCAATATGATTTTGCTGCCGCAGATGAAAAGAAAATAAACGCACTGAACAGCAATTACCGGGTTATTAAACCGCAGGGAACCGGCTCTCCTGCATTGGCGGTATCTTTCTTTGGAAAATATGCCTATACCAAAAAAGCATTGGAAGAATTATTGCCCCTCAAACAACAGATCACGGAACTGAGTCTCGCCCGCATGCCTGCAAAAGATGATGACCTGGGTATCGTAAAACAAATGCCACATCTCAGGAAGTTAAATTTGAACTACACAGAAATCAGTTCCAAAGGACTGGAAGAATTGACCGGCCTGAAAAATTTAACGGAGATCACGTTGGCGGGTACAGGTATTGAGGTGAAGGACCTGGAAAAAATAATGGGGTTACCAAAACTGACTTCCGTTTTTATCTGGGATACAAAAGTAGACACCACACAACTGGCAGCTATCCGCAAGAAATACAAGAAAGTAAAGATTGAAACGGGTTTTGCGGACGACGGAAGTGTAATAACCGCATTAAGCCCGCCGGTAATAAGCCTGCCCACCCGTGTTTTTGATAATACGGTGGAAATAACCGTAAAACACCCTTTTCATGGCGCTATCATTCGCTATAGCTTAGATGGTACTTCCCCGGATAGTGCGAATGGTGAAATATATAAAACACCCATTTTGTTAAATAGCAGTGTTACATTTACAGCACGGGCATTTAAAAAAGGATGGCTGGGTAGCAGTGATGCCACCGCTATATATCTTAAAAGAGGCGTAAAGCCCGATTCTATTGAGCTGATCACACTACCGGACCCCAAATACAAAGCAAATGCAATGCTGCTGGTGGACGAGGATCTGGGCGGTATGGATTTTGGTAATGGTCAATGGATGGGGTACCAGAAAAATGATGCAGCCTGTTACCTTTATTTTAATCATGCCACCAACGTACAACAGGTTTTACTGAACACACTGAAACGATTGGATCAGCATATTTTTCCGCCGGCAAAAATTGAAGTGTGGGGTGGAATAGAGAAAAATAAGCTGAAATTATTGGGAAAGATAACGCCGGGGATACCTGCCGCAAAAGAAAAGAATACCCTGAACCAGGAAAAGATTTCCTTCCCGATTGCAAGCGTAAAGGTGTTGAAAATAATTGCTACCCCGCTAAAAGCCTTGCCACAATGGCATGCAGACAAAGGTAAACCCGGTTGGACATTTTTAAGTGAGATCGTAGTAGAATGAAAGTATGACGGAACATCGTGCTTTAATCATTTACAGGAATGCTATTTTTTTAAAGTATTAAATTTTCTGTTGTGAAACATTTCTTGCTCGCCGCTGTTGTTATTTGTCTTGCCGGATCGGGGATGCATTGTTCATCTTCCGCATCAGAACCTTCATCTGCCGAAACAGCTCCTGTTATCGGCAGGCCCCTGTTTAAAGATTTCATGGGCATTAACGGGCATTTTACTTTCCGGCCACGGTTATACGCACAAACCTGCCGGCTTGCCCGCAGCTACCATAATATTGACTGGGACGTGAAGGCGCCCGGTGATCCGCTCACCATTCCGATAGCAGCCAACCAGGTAAACTGGAAACGGGATGTTTATGGTTCCTGGAAAAAAGAAGGTTTTGAAACGGATATCTGTATCCAGTTTAGTTCTTTCGGCGCCGGCCGCCCCAACTACAAACAATTCTGGGCGGGCCACGAGCAATGGTGCT
The Chitinophaga sp. MM2321 DNA segment above includes these coding regions:
- a CDS encoding c-type cytochrome domain-containing protein, coding for MRILKRSGHIILYAGMSFLLFLMIFQQFLHIPAWLQVAGRMHPMFLHFPIVLLLFSFLTLWMPAKKEEDGWPEIVRFLAALSAVVAAIMGMLLSLEDDRSGQVLQWHKWSGAAITLMGFLFYRYHAFFSNKNKYGKIFAMVAVCGIMLTGHFGAELTHGENYLFGPVTKEIKRKIAPDEALVFRDVIQPILERKCVTCHSHASRKGGLMMSDTAGLLAGGKTGPLFVAGNADLSLLLQRIHLPESDKKHMPPRSRPQLTYDEVVLLRTWVNTGVLLNKKLSTLPAQDTFRVLATRFLGPVDLKDEQPQYDFAAADEKKINALNSNYRVIKPQGTGSPALAVSFFGKYAYTKKALEELLPLKQQITELSLARMPAKDDDLGIVKQMPHLRKLNLNYTEISSKGLEELTGLKNLTEITLAGTGIEVKDLEKIMGLPKLTSVFIWDTKVDTTQLAAIRKKYKKVKIETGFADDGSVITALSPPVISLPTRVFDNTVEITVKHPFHGAIIRYSLDGTSPDSANGEIYKTPILLNSSVTFTARAFKKGWLGSSDATAIYLKRGVKPDSIELITLPDPKYKANAMLLVDEDLGGMDFGNGQWMGYQKNDAACYLYFNHATNVQQVLLNTLKRLDQHIFPPAKIEVWGGIEKNKLKLLGKITPGIPAAKEKNTLNQEKISFPIASVKVLKIIATPLKALPQWHADKGKPGWTFLSEIVVE